One part of the Arthrobacter sp. EM1 genome encodes these proteins:
- a CDS encoding SseB family protein has protein sequence MEHLSGEERTPGDRAPARPLPSHIAAALAGAGGPTDSAGQPWSGRTLAGEAASVHNFENDDGAADAGYLAALTALAAGAGDEAAVVAALSTARVFVPILATLAEEGVGVADLHSDKQADMALVTLKAPDGRTAMPVFTSAASLAAWHPQARPVAVHAARAALSAVAEGAELLVLDPGSPITFVVRRPAVWALAQQRGWTPSYADPELARSLGAAAVGFPAVRRVEIHCGGGVASLAADGRQLPGGGSGPELRVLLYLEDGLDAAGVQAIVSGLNDAWARNEVFAERVDSIEVKLQRAAE, from the coding sequence ATGGAGCACCTCTCCGGGGAAGAGCGCACGCCTGGTGACCGGGCCCCGGCACGGCCGCTGCCCAGTCATATCGCGGCGGCCCTGGCCGGCGCCGGCGGTCCGACAGACTCGGCAGGCCAGCCCTGGTCCGGCCGCACCTTGGCGGGCGAAGCTGCCAGCGTGCACAACTTCGAGAACGACGACGGCGCAGCCGACGCCGGTTACCTCGCGGCGCTGACCGCACTGGCCGCCGGCGCCGGCGACGAAGCGGCGGTGGTGGCCGCGCTGTCGACCGCGCGGGTGTTTGTGCCGATTCTCGCCACGCTCGCCGAAGAAGGCGTTGGCGTTGCGGACCTGCATTCAGACAAGCAGGCCGATATGGCCCTCGTGACCCTCAAGGCGCCCGACGGCCGGACGGCGATGCCGGTGTTCACGTCCGCCGCTTCGCTCGCCGCCTGGCACCCGCAGGCTCGCCCGGTGGCGGTCCATGCCGCCCGCGCGGCACTCTCCGCGGTCGCTGAGGGCGCGGAACTGCTGGTGCTGGACCCGGGTTCTCCGATCACCTTTGTGGTTCGGCGGCCGGCAGTGTGGGCCCTCGCGCAGCAGCGGGGCTGGACACCGTCCTATGCTGATCCGGAGCTGGCCCGGAGCCTTGGTGCGGCCGCCGTTGGCTTTCCTGCCGTTCGGCGGGTGGAAATTCATTGTGGCGGCGGAGTCGCCTCGCTTGCGGCCGATGGAAGGCAGCTTCCCGGCGGCGGCTCCGGCCCGGAACTCCGGGTGCTGCTGTACCTTGAAGACGGACTCGACGCCGCCGGCGTCCAGGCCATCGTGTCCGGTCTTAATGACGCCTGGGCGCGGAATGAAGTTTTTGCCGAGCGGGTTGACTCGATCGAAGTCAAACTGCAGCGCGCGGCGGAATAG
- a CDS encoding MFS transporter translates to MNFAIYRELLAVQPIRRLLLIGMVARIPHSAAGVLLTLHIVLTLGQGYAAAGAAAAVMTIGIAVGAPWRGRRVDTVGLRRALIPSVVSEAVIWSVVPHVSYEVLLPLVFVGGLLTLPIFSVVRQSLGVLASGEQRRTAFALDAISTELVFMIGPAAGALVATAGQSVLGLTIVGIATSVSGLFLMWFNPPTRSAESDGESDAVFGASQQDAAEAAVVAAAPAHLQEAAAEFVPLAAAEDRRLAPAGLRRRVIHNFSWFTTAVAAVFAVAGGAGMVLSGTDVGIVAALETGGHQGEIGLVFFFWCAASVIGGLLYGAMHRPISPILLLLGMSALTIPMSLAQDTWTLSILSLLPGLLCAPVLSAASEKVAELVDERRRGEAMGWYGSALTGGVAFGAPLAGVFIDGVGPTTGFLAVGAGGVLLCLVGLVLQQRRRRRLASA, encoded by the coding sequence GTGAACTTCGCGATATACCGGGAGTTGCTGGCCGTTCAGCCGATCAGGCGGCTCCTGCTGATCGGAATGGTGGCCCGCATCCCGCACTCCGCTGCCGGCGTCTTACTGACCCTGCACATTGTGCTGACCCTCGGCCAAGGCTATGCGGCTGCCGGGGCAGCGGCCGCGGTGATGACAATTGGCATTGCCGTCGGTGCACCCTGGCGAGGACGGCGGGTAGATACTGTCGGGCTGCGCCGCGCGCTTATTCCCTCCGTCGTCTCTGAGGCGGTCATCTGGTCAGTGGTCCCGCACGTGTCCTACGAAGTGCTTTTGCCGCTGGTCTTTGTTGGTGGCCTGCTGACGCTGCCGATCTTCAGTGTGGTGCGCCAGTCCCTCGGCGTGCTGGCCTCCGGCGAACAGCGCCGGACGGCCTTCGCCCTGGACGCCATCTCCACCGAGTTGGTCTTTATGATCGGACCCGCAGCGGGTGCCCTGGTCGCGACCGCCGGACAGTCGGTGTTGGGGCTGACAATTGTCGGCATTGCCACCTCGGTTTCCGGGCTCTTCCTGATGTGGTTCAACCCGCCGACCCGCAGTGCCGAGTCTGACGGTGAGTCCGATGCGGTCTTTGGCGCCAGCCAGCAGGACGCCGCCGAAGCCGCCGTCGTGGCAGCCGCCCCGGCGCACCTGCAGGAAGCCGCGGCCGAATTCGTCCCGCTTGCAGCCGCGGAGGACAGGCGGCTGGCGCCGGCCGGGCTCCGGCGCAGGGTCATCCACAATTTCAGCTGGTTCACCACCGCGGTCGCCGCGGTCTTCGCAGTTGCCGGCGGTGCCGGGATGGTCCTGAGCGGCACCGACGTCGGGATCGTGGCCGCCCTCGAAACCGGTGGCCACCAGGGTGAGATCGGACTGGTCTTCTTTTTCTGGTGCGCCGCGTCGGTGATCGGTGGTTTGCTGTATGGCGCCATGCACCGGCCGATCTCGCCGATCCTGCTGCTCCTTGGTATGTCCGCACTGACCATCCCGATGTCCTTGGCGCAGGACACCTGGACACTCAGCATCCTTTCGCTGCTGCCGGGACTGTTGTGCGCGCCGGTGCTGTCGGCCGCCTCGGAGAAGGTTGCCGAGCTCGTCGACGAGCGGCGCCGCGGCGAGGCGATGGGCTGGTACGGCTCGGCGCTGACCGGCGGCGTCGCGTTCGGCGCACCGCTTGCCGGGGTCTTTATCGACGGCGTCGGGCCCACCACCGGATTCCTGGCGGTCGGGGCGGGCGGGGTGCTCCTGTGCCTCGTGGGCCTGGTGCTGCAACAACGCCGCCGCCGGCGCCTCGCTTCAGCCTGA
- a CDS encoding DUF1844 domain-containing protein, whose product MSTSERNSHVYEPADAQGDVSQQIRDISEVPAIEVITTAAVHLMSAAAVKLGLAAEENADELKDLDEARKLITALAGLVTAAAPEIGSQHAGPLRDGLRSLQLAFREESVIPDAPGKGPGEKYTGAVN is encoded by the coding sequence ATGAGCACATCAGAGCGTAATTCACACGTTTACGAGCCCGCCGACGCCCAAGGCGACGTTTCACAGCAGATCCGCGACATCTCCGAGGTGCCCGCAATCGAAGTCATCACCACCGCCGCAGTGCACCTGATGAGTGCCGCAGCAGTGAAGCTTGGGCTGGCCGCCGAAGAGAACGCCGACGAACTCAAGGACCTTGACGAGGCACGCAAACTGATCACGGCGCTGGCCGGACTCGTCACCGCGGCGGCGCCTGAAATCGGTTCCCAGCACGCCGGACCGTTGCGCGACGGGCTGCGGTCCCTGCAGCTGGCCTTCCGAGAAGAGTCCGTCATCCCGGACGCCCCGGGCAAGGGTCCGGGCGAAAAATACACCGGCGCAGTCAACTAG
- the infC gene encoding translation initiation factor IF-3: MNERIRVPEVRLVGPAGEQVGVVRIEDALRLAAESDLDLVEVAPQAKPPVCKLMDFGKYKYEAAVKAREARKNQTNTVLKEIRFRLKIDTHDYETKRGHALRFLGAGDKVKAMIQFRGREQQRPEMGIRLLQRFADDVAEVGVVESSPRIDGRNMVMVVGPLKNKAEAKAEARRASQRADAKAENEAKASGRVETSAPDAPLTQSLADLLPEGYQVRTEAPAAEEAVPAAPATEPLAAETVPDVVEEPAETVKADAVAADAAKTAEAPAAAAEKAPAAKAAVQEKPKQEAAKAAPKREAPKAAAKPAVSKAPAAPKAAATAPEAPAAAPAAAPKPVAAPKPIPRPSAPKPAARPAAPKAAVKPAAKKTN; this comes from the coding sequence ATCAATGAGCGTATCCGCGTCCCCGAGGTGCGGCTGGTCGGCCCTGCAGGCGAACAAGTAGGCGTTGTCCGTATTGAGGATGCCCTGCGTTTGGCTGCCGAGTCCGATCTTGATCTCGTTGAAGTTGCACCGCAGGCCAAGCCTCCGGTGTGCAAGCTGATGGACTTCGGCAAGTACAAGTACGAAGCCGCGGTCAAGGCACGTGAAGCCCGGAAGAACCAGACCAACACTGTCCTGAAGGAAATTCGCTTTCGCCTGAAGATTGACACCCACGACTACGAGACGAAGCGCGGCCACGCGCTCCGCTTCCTCGGCGCCGGAGACAAGGTCAAGGCCATGATCCAGTTCCGAGGCCGTGAGCAGCAGCGTCCCGAGATGGGCATCCGTTTGCTCCAGCGCTTCGCGGACGACGTAGCCGAGGTTGGCGTCGTGGAGTCCAGTCCCCGGATCGACGGCCGCAACATGGTTATGGTCGTTGGCCCGCTCAAGAACAAGGCAGAAGCCAAGGCAGAAGCCCGCCGGGCGTCGCAGCGGGCGGACGCCAAAGCCGAGAACGAAGCCAAAGCTTCAGGCCGCGTCGAAACCTCGGCACCTGATGCACCCTTGACCCAGTCGCTCGCGGATCTTCTTCCCGAGGGCTACCAGGTCCGGACCGAGGCGCCAGCAGCTGAGGAGGCCGTGCCAGCGGCTCCGGCCACGGAACCCCTGGCAGCGGAAACCGTCCCCGACGTCGTCGAAGAGCCGGCGGAAACGGTCAAGGCTGACGCCGTCGCGGCCGACGCTGCCAAAACCGCCGAGGCTCCGGCCGCCGCGGCAGAGAAGGCCCCGGCTGCTAAGGCTGCCGTCCAGGAAAAGCCGAAGCAGGAGGCCGCCAAGGCCGCTCCGAAGCGTGAGGCGCCCAAGGCCGCCGCCAAGCCGGCAGTTAGCAAGGCCCCGGCAGCGCCCAAGGCCGCAGCCACGGCTCCGGAGGCTCCCGCGGCCGCTCCGGCGGCAGCACCGAAGCCGGTTGCTGCCCCGAAGCCGATCCCACGGCCCTCGGCACCGAAGCCGGCCGCCCGGCCGGCCGCTCCAAAGGCCGCCGTCAAGCCGGCCGCCAAGAAGACCAACTAG
- the rpmI gene encoding 50S ribosomal protein L35 yields the protein MPKMKTHSGAKKRFKLTGSGKLRRQQANRRHYLEHKSSRLTRRLAGDKIVFKGDAKVIRKMLGI from the coding sequence ATGCCGAAGATGAAGACCCACAGTGGTGCTAAGAAGCGCTTCAAGCTGACCGGCAGCGGCAAGCTGCGCCGCCAGCAGGCTAACCGCCGCCACTACCTCGAGCACAAGTCCTCCAGGCTGACCCGCCGCCTCGCCGGCGACAAGATCGTCTTCAAGGGCGACGCCAAGGTCATCCGGAAGATGCTCGGCATCTAA
- the rplT gene encoding 50S ribosomal protein L20 — protein sequence MARVKRAVNAHKKRRVILERAKGYRGQRSRLYRKAKEQLLHSFVYSYGDRKKKKGDFRRLWIQRINAASRANGLTYNRLIQGLKAAEVEVDRRMLAELAVSDANAFAALVKIAKDSLPADTSAPAVQAEAAPAASKPAAKKAPAKKAAAKPAADTAAK from the coding sequence GTGGCACGTGTGAAGAGGGCGGTCAACGCCCACAAGAAGCGCCGGGTTATTCTTGAGCGCGCCAAGGGCTACCGTGGACAGCGTTCACGCCTGTACCGCAAGGCCAAAGAGCAGCTGCTGCACTCGTTTGTGTACAGCTACGGTGACCGCAAAAAGAAGAAGGGCGACTTCCGCCGCCTCTGGATCCAGCGCATCAATGCTGCCTCCCGCGCCAATGGCCTGACCTACAACCGTCTGATCCAGGGCCTGAAGGCCGCTGAGGTCGAGGTTGACCGCCGGATGCTGGCCGAACTTGCCGTCTCCGACGCCAACGCCTTCGCCGCTCTTGTCAAGATCGCCAAGGACTCGCTGCCCGCCGACACGTCAGCTCCGGCCGTGCAGGCCGAAGCTGCACCGGCCGCTTCGAAGCCGGCTGCGAAGAAGGCCCCCGCCAAGAAGGCCGCTGCCAAGCCGGCCGCCGACACGGCTGCCAAGTAG
- a CDS encoding RNA methyltransferase has translation MNETGRPQDDVLSNPRADRVRKVAQLAGRPARLKRREFLAEGPQAVREALVLHRKRLAAGEPGIVYEVYASESCLDRHPDLETLAEGTTAFLATDEVLAAMADTVTPQGVLAVCGFLDVSLDTVLDAGPRLVAVLCEVRDPGNAGTVLRAADAAGADAVVLTASSVDIYNPKAVRSTAGSLFHLPVVLGAEPGELAARCKERGIGVLAADGGGELNLDRLQDQNAARRLGAPAPDAGYALESPTAWLFGNEAQGLSDEELALADHRVAVPVYGAAESLNLGTAATVCLYASARSQQDVGAPQS, from the coding sequence ATGAACGAAACCGGGCGCCCGCAAGATGATGTACTTTCCAACCCTCGAGCTGATCGAGTGAGGAAGGTGGCACAACTTGCCGGGCGCCCGGCGCGTTTAAAGCGCCGCGAGTTCCTGGCCGAGGGGCCGCAGGCGGTCCGGGAGGCCTTGGTGCTGCACCGGAAGAGGCTGGCCGCGGGGGAGCCGGGCATTGTCTATGAGGTTTACGCGAGCGAGTCCTGCCTGGACCGGCACCCTGACCTGGAGACACTCGCCGAGGGCACCACAGCCTTTTTAGCCACCGACGAAGTCCTCGCCGCGATGGCGGATACGGTGACCCCGCAGGGTGTGCTCGCGGTCTGCGGCTTCCTCGATGTGAGCCTGGACACGGTACTTGACGCCGGCCCGCGGCTGGTGGCGGTGTTGTGTGAGGTCCGCGACCCGGGTAACGCCGGCACCGTTCTGCGGGCAGCGGACGCGGCCGGCGCGGATGCTGTTGTCCTCACCGCTTCCAGTGTGGACATCTACAATCCCAAGGCGGTCCGATCGACGGCCGGGTCACTCTTTCATCTGCCAGTGGTGCTTGGTGCCGAGCCCGGGGAGCTGGCGGCCCGCTGCAAGGAACGTGGCATCGGAGTTCTCGCCGCAGACGGCGGAGGGGAACTTAATCTGGACCGGCTCCAGGACCAGAACGCTGCCCGCCGGCTGGGCGCACCGGCACCTGACGCCGGGTACGCGCTGGAAAGCCCGACGGCATGGCTCTTCGGCAACGAAGCCCAAGGGCTCTCCGATGAAGAGCTCGCCCTGGCCGACCACCGGGTGGCCGTGCCGGTCTACGGCGCGGCTGAAAGCCTCAATCTGGGGACCGCGGCAACCGTCTGCCTCTACGCCAGTGCCCGCTCGCAGCAAGACGTCGGAGCCCCGCAGAGCTAA
- a CDS encoding GlsB/YeaQ/YmgE family stress response membrane protein produces the protein MGFLGWIILGLIVGAIVKAVMPGSVGGGWVTSLVLGVVGAIVGGWIGDLLFGGGKMEFWNLGSWVLAIVGGLVVAGVYGAITGRNKTT, from the coding sequence ATGGGCTTTCTTGGCTGGATCATTCTCGGACTCATAGTAGGTGCAATCGTCAAGGCAGTTATGCCTGGCAGTGTCGGCGGCGGCTGGGTTACCAGTCTTGTACTCGGCGTTGTCGGCGCTATTGTCGGCGGATGGATCGGCGACCTGCTCTTCGGCGGCGGCAAGATGGAATTCTGGAACCTCGGTTCCTGGGTCCTGGCCATTGTCGGCGGCCTGGTGGTTGCCGGCGTCTACGGCGCCATCACGGGGCGCAACAAGACCACATAA
- a CDS encoding cation diffusion facilitator family transporter, producing the protein MAANGGTKAIVAALAANLTIAVLKFVAYFLTFSSSMLAEAIHSLADSGNQLLLLVGGKRAKRAASPEHPFGYGRERYIYAFIVSIVLFSVGGLFALYEAWGKLQHPHAIEGAFWWVPLAVLIGAVIAESFSFRTAVIESNPLRGKQGWVKFIRSAKQPELPVILLEDFGALVGLFFALLGVSLTLLTGNGIWDALGTAMIGFLLVAIAAVLAIETKSLLLGESATKDDVTRIRVAIESDGTSIIHLKTLHLGPEELLVAAKISIGSSDTGREIAAAIDSAETRIRQAVPIARVIYLEPDLQRVNAT; encoded by the coding sequence TTGGCTGCAAATGGCGGTACCAAGGCGATTGTTGCGGCGCTTGCCGCCAACCTGACTATCGCCGTCCTGAAATTCGTCGCGTACTTCCTGACTTTTTCCTCATCAATGCTGGCCGAAGCGATCCACTCGCTCGCGGACTCCGGCAACCAGCTCCTGCTGCTGGTGGGCGGCAAGCGTGCCAAACGGGCGGCAAGTCCGGAGCATCCGTTCGGATACGGCCGGGAGCGCTACATCTACGCCTTTATCGTCTCAATCGTGCTGTTCAGCGTGGGCGGCCTCTTTGCTTTGTATGAAGCGTGGGGAAAGCTCCAGCACCCACACGCCATCGAAGGTGCGTTCTGGTGGGTCCCGCTCGCCGTCCTGATCGGTGCCGTCATCGCGGAGTCGTTTTCGTTCCGGACAGCCGTCATCGAATCCAATCCCCTCCGCGGCAAGCAGGGCTGGGTCAAGTTCATCCGCAGCGCCAAGCAGCCGGAGTTGCCCGTTATCCTGCTCGAGGACTTCGGCGCGCTTGTGGGCCTGTTCTTCGCGCTCTTGGGCGTCAGCCTGACCCTGCTCACCGGAAACGGCATCTGGGATGCCCTGGGTACTGCGATGATCGGCTTCCTGCTGGTTGCCATCGCCGCTGTGCTTGCCATCGAAACCAAGTCACTGCTGCTCGGTGAATCGGCCACGAAGGACGACGTCACCAGGATCCGGGTGGCCATCGAATCCGACGGCACCTCGATCATCCACCTCAAGACCCTGCACTTGGGTCCGGAGGAACTGCTCGTCGCGGCGAAGATCAGCATCGGCAGCTCCGACACCGGCCGGGAAATCGCTGCGGCTATCGACAGTGCCGAGACCCGGATCCGGCAAGCTGTTCCGATCGCGCGGGTTATCTACCTTGAACCGGACCTCCAGCGCGTCAACGCCACCTGA
- a CDS encoding MFS transporter codes for MTITARTPATPKTGTRTVSLAIVSLAMGGFGIGTTEFTMMGLLKEIEQGLNISTPEAGHLISAYALGVVVGAPVLAAVGAKLPRKYLALGLMLFFSVANLSSFIAPDYGTMLLSRFAAGLPHGAFFGVAAVIAASLVAPTRRGWAISMVMAGLTVANVIGVPFGTWLGQTYGWRLLFLLVGGIGVLTLVMLSKFVPFQKPHADASFRRELGALKRLQVWLAILIGVVGFGGFFATYTYIAHTMTSVAGIPSAWLPAVVALYGVGMVVGNIVGGRIADKSVMGTIYWVLPGIAAALVAYAVAVHWPWSAYLMVFVVGAAGAMLVPALQTRLLDASPDAPSLASSLNHAALNVANALGAFLGGLVIAWGWGYVAPALVGAVLALLGLGIALISGRVERKRPLVR; via the coding sequence ATGACAATCACCGCACGAACACCGGCGACGCCCAAGACCGGCACCCGCACTGTTTCCCTAGCCATCGTTTCCCTCGCCATGGGCGGATTCGGCATCGGCACCACGGAATTCACGATGATGGGCCTGCTGAAGGAAATCGAGCAGGGCCTGAACATCAGCACGCCGGAGGCCGGCCATTTGATCTCCGCGTATGCCCTCGGTGTGGTGGTTGGCGCCCCTGTGCTGGCCGCCGTCGGCGCCAAGCTCCCGCGGAAGTATCTGGCCCTGGGGCTTATGCTCTTTTTCAGCGTCGCCAACCTCAGCTCCTTCATCGCCCCCGATTACGGCACTATGCTGCTTTCCCGCTTCGCGGCGGGGTTGCCGCACGGCGCCTTCTTTGGTGTTGCTGCGGTGATTGCGGCGTCACTGGTCGCCCCGACCCGGCGCGGCTGGGCTATTTCGATGGTGATGGCCGGCCTGACCGTCGCCAATGTCATCGGCGTACCGTTCGGCACCTGGCTGGGCCAGACGTATGGCTGGCGGCTGCTGTTCCTGCTGGTCGGCGGGATCGGCGTGCTGACCCTGGTGATGCTTTCAAAGTTTGTGCCGTTCCAGAAGCCGCACGCCGATGCGAGCTTCCGCCGTGAGCTGGGCGCCCTTAAACGGCTCCAGGTCTGGCTGGCGATCCTGATTGGCGTCGTCGGCTTTGGCGGTTTCTTCGCCACCTATACCTACATTGCGCACACCATGACCTCCGTGGCGGGCATTCCCTCGGCCTGGCTCCCGGCCGTTGTCGCGCTGTACGGGGTGGGCATGGTGGTCGGGAACATCGTTGGCGGCCGGATCGCGGACAAGTCAGTGATGGGAACGATCTACTGGGTGCTGCCGGGCATTGCCGCGGCACTTGTGGCCTACGCGGTGGCCGTGCATTGGCCGTGGTCCGCGTACCTGATGGTCTTCGTGGTCGGCGCGGCCGGCGCCATGCTTGTCCCGGCCCTGCAGACGCGGCTGCTGGACGCTTCTCCCGACGCCCCGTCGCTGGCTTCCTCGCTCAACCATGCGGCCCTTAATGTGGCCAACGCCTTGGGCGCATTCCTGGGTGGGCTTGTCATCGCCTGGGGCTGGGGGTACGTCGCTCCCGCGCTGGTCGGAGCCGTGCTGGCGCTGCTGGGCCTTGGAATCGCCCTCATCAGCGGACGGGTGGAACGCAAGAGGCCGCTGGTCCGGTAG
- a CDS encoding (deoxy)nucleoside triphosphate pyrophosphohydrolase: MTGLINVVGGAVLDSLAEPGRLLVARRTAPPQFAGMWEFPGGKVESGETPEQALHRELREELGVRVRLGAELAAGAAEGWPLNERAVMRVWFAELLGGDPRPLQDHDELRWVDLQDRGAVLALDWIPADLPIVEALLTAVEGRKDAAAPGP, encoded by the coding sequence GTGACTGGACTCATCAACGTTGTCGGCGGCGCAGTACTGGACTCCCTCGCCGAACCTGGCCGGCTGCTTGTGGCCCGGCGGACGGCGCCCCCGCAGTTCGCCGGCATGTGGGAGTTTCCCGGCGGCAAGGTCGAGTCCGGCGAGACGCCCGAACAGGCCCTGCACCGGGAATTGCGGGAGGAACTTGGAGTCCGGGTCAGGCTGGGAGCAGAACTCGCTGCGGGCGCGGCGGAGGGCTGGCCGCTTAACGAACGTGCCGTGATGCGGGTCTGGTTCGCAGAGCTTCTCGGCGGCGATCCGCGTCCGCTCCAAGACCACGACGAGCTGCGCTGGGTCGATCTGCAGGACCGCGGCGCCGTGCTGGCCCTGGACTGGATCCCGGCCGATTTGCCCATTGTGGAGGCGCTGCTGACAGCCGTGGAGGGCCGGAAAGACGCAGCGGCGCCGGGGCCCTGA
- a CDS encoding Re/Si-specific NAD(P)(+) transhydrogenase subunit alpha — protein sequence MLVGVRREQRTGERRVAATPETVRQLMDLGLDLVVESQAGTAAGYGNAAYAAAGASIVPELTAASLDVLLHVRPLEPETARELRPGTVTIGFASPGSELPGVDALAGAGVTSFALELVPRISRAQSMDALSSQALVSGYRAVLEAAVRYPRFFPLYMTAAGTIPPARVLVLGAGVAGLQAIGTAKRLGARVSANDIRAASAEEVASMGGTFIQLDLDAADGGGGYARELGEDRAIRQRALLAPHVGAADILITTAAIPGRAAPLLVTTEMVGAMRAGSVVVDLAAESGGNVEGVIAGQDLQIPVDGGSVTLVGLQDAASSMPSDASRLFAQNVANLLALMTTEGKVVPDFDDEVVAGACLTHGGAVRHAATAGALEALR from the coding sequence GTGCTGGTGGGTGTCAGGCGGGAACAACGCACGGGGGAGCGACGGGTTGCCGCGACGCCGGAGACCGTGCGCCAGCTAATGGATCTTGGCCTCGATCTGGTGGTGGAGAGCCAGGCCGGTACCGCGGCCGGGTACGGCAATGCCGCCTACGCCGCGGCGGGAGCGTCAATTGTTCCGGAGCTGACGGCAGCATCACTGGATGTCTTGCTGCACGTCCGGCCGCTTGAACCGGAGACAGCCCGGGAACTCCGCCCGGGCACGGTGACTATTGGCTTCGCCTCTCCGGGGTCGGAACTGCCCGGAGTGGACGCCCTCGCGGGCGCCGGGGTGACCTCGTTTGCGCTGGAACTGGTGCCGCGCATCTCCCGGGCCCAGTCGATGGACGCGCTCAGTTCCCAGGCGCTGGTCTCCGGCTACCGGGCGGTGCTCGAGGCCGCGGTGCGCTATCCCCGCTTCTTTCCGTTGTACATGACCGCGGCGGGGACGATCCCGCCCGCCAGGGTCCTGGTTCTGGGGGCCGGAGTCGCCGGGCTGCAGGCCATTGGTACGGCTAAACGCCTTGGGGCCAGGGTTTCGGCCAACGACATCCGGGCCGCCTCAGCGGAAGAAGTCGCCTCGATGGGTGGCACCTTCATCCAGCTCGATCTTGACGCCGCGGACGGCGGTGGCGGCTACGCCCGTGAGCTGGGCGAGGACCGGGCCATACGCCAGCGCGCCCTGCTGGCCCCGCACGTCGGGGCGGCGGATATCCTCATCACTACCGCCGCCATCCCCGGCCGCGCAGCTCCTTTGCTGGTAACTACAGAAATGGTGGGAGCCATGCGGGCCGGTTCGGTCGTTGTTGACCTTGCGGCGGAATCCGGCGGGAACGTCGAAGGAGTCATCGCCGGGCAGGACCTCCAGATCCCGGTGGACGGCGGTTCCGTTACGCTGGTGGGCCTGCAGGACGCGGCTTCCTCGATGCCCTCCGATGCTTCCCGGCTTTTCGCCCAAAACGTCGCGAACCTGCTGGCCCTGATGACCACAGAGGGAAAAGTTGTTCCGGATTTCGACGACGAAGTTGTCGCCGGCGCCTGCCTCACCCACGGCGGGGCCGTCCGGCACGCCGCCACCGCCGGCGCGCTGGAGGCACTCAGATGA
- a CDS encoding NAD(P) transhydrogenase subunit alpha, which translates to MDPVTLLTVVVLAVFVGFEVVSKVTSKLHTPLMSGANAIHGIILVGAIIVAGQADDPWLLMVALLAVVLATSNLVGGFVVTDRMLEMFGSRKPVRRSDRPRRDGP; encoded by the coding sequence ATGGATCCGGTCACCCTGCTGACGGTAGTGGTGCTCGCCGTCTTTGTTGGGTTCGAAGTTGTGTCGAAGGTCACCAGCAAGCTGCATACTCCGCTGATGTCCGGCGCCAACGCCATCCATGGCATCATCCTGGTTGGCGCCATCATCGTGGCCGGCCAGGCGGACGACCCCTGGCTGCTTATGGTTGCACTCCTCGCTGTGGTGCTGGCAACGTCCAATTTGGTCGGCGGATTTGTGGTAACGGACCGGATGCTCGAAATGTTCGGCAGCCGGAAACCTGTCCGGCGCAGCGACCGTCCGCGGCGGGACGGCCCATGA